One window of Dechloromonas sp. ZY10 genomic DNA carries:
- a CDS encoding TlpA family protein disulfide reductase, giving the protein MKRGLARFFALFALLLPALAQAELRSFVSGSLEQIQAERAGKPFILALWSASCTHCPAELKALGQLLKRTPGLDVVLVATDTPAEAAQLTRLAAGYGLGRQAQWVFADEQPERLRFQIDRRWYGELPRTYLYDGQHRREAYSGLIPAAQLERWLAANVK; this is encoded by the coding sequence ATGAAGCGCGGCTTGGCCCGGTTTTTTGCGCTGTTTGCGTTATTGCTGCCGGCGCTCGCGCAGGCGGAGTTGCGATCTTTCGTCAGCGGCAGCCTGGAGCAAATCCAGGCCGAGCGTGCCGGCAAGCCGTTCATTCTCGCGCTGTGGTCGGCCAGCTGTACCCACTGCCCGGCCGAACTCAAGGCCTTGGGGCAGTTGCTGAAGCGGACCCCGGGGCTGGACGTGGTGCTGGTTGCCACCGACACCCCGGCCGAGGCAGCACAACTGACGCGGCTGGCAGCCGGTTACGGGCTGGGCCGCCAGGCACAGTGGGTGTTTGCCGACGAGCAGCCGGAGCGCTTGCGCTTCCAGATCGACCGCCGCTGGTACGGCGAACTGCCACGCACCTATCTCTACGACGGCCAGCATCGGCGCGAGGCTTACTCCGGGCTGATCCCGGCAGCGCAACTCGAACGCTGGCTGGCGGCGAATGTAAAATAG
- the fdnG gene encoding formate dehydrogenase-N subunit alpha, whose product MNMNRRQFFKVCSAGLTGSSIVAMGFSPTAALAEVRTFKLARATETRNICPYCSVSCGVLIYSTGDKSKNTPGEIIHIEGDPDNPVNRGTLCPKGAGLRDMVQSANRLKWPEVREPGSSEWKKISWMEAFDRIAKHMKADRDANFMAQNKDGVTVNRWTSTAFLASSAAPNEAGYLTVKTIRALGMTSIDTQARIUHAPTVASLAPSFGRGSMTNHWVDIKNADLIFVMGGNPAEAHPCGFKWVIEAKKNRKAKLVVVDPRFNRTASVSDFYAPIRPGSDIAFLGGVINYLLSNDKIHHDYVKAYTNASFLVNDGFTFEDGIFSGYNDEKRSYDKSTWSYQMGADGFVKVDDTLQDPRCAFQLLKKHYSRYTPDVVEQVCGTKKEAFLKVCEYIAETAAPNKTMTNLYALGWTEHSVGSQNIRCMAIIQLLLGNMGMAGGGINALRGHANVQGITDFALYAQNLPGYLAAPSDAEPDLKTFLEKKTPKLLRPGQMNFGQNLSKWYVSLHKAWWGDAANKDNGFAYDFMPKLAGASDVLQIFDQMYQGKINGFLCQGFNPLASVANKKKVGDALAKLKWMVVMDPLATDTSEFWKPHGEFNDVKPAEIQTEVFRLPTTLFAETSGSFTNSGRVIQWRWKSAEGPGDAKDDTEIMASLFLKLKEMYAKDGGAYAEPIQKLTWSYRIPNKPSPEELMMEFNGKALADVLDPKDPTKVLVKAGDQLPSFAMLRDDGSTTCGNWIYCGVWSQAGNNSARRDNSDPSGLGQTLNWGFAWPVNRRILYNRASCDLSGKPWDPKRAVIKWLGDKWGGNDVPDMRPDAAPDQNVMPFIMTGEGVGRLFSLGLMNEGPFPEHYEPFESPLDTNPMHPKNPKAKSNPAARVYKGDMEAFGTAKDFPYVATTYRLTEHFHYWTKQSKINAIMQPEQFVEIGEELAKEKGIAVGDRVKIRSNRGFIKAVAVVTKRIKALDVDGKKVHTIGIPIHYGFKGATKPGFITNTLTPFVGDANTQTPEYKAFLVNIEKA is encoded by the coding sequence ATGAACATGAATCGGCGGCAGTTCTTCAAGGTCTGCTCCGCCGGGCTGACAGGATCGTCCATCGTGGCGATGGGCTTCTCGCCCACTGCAGCCCTCGCGGAAGTACGCACCTTCAAGCTGGCCCGCGCGACCGAGACCCGGAACATTTGTCCGTATTGCTCGGTATCGTGCGGCGTCCTTATCTATTCGACGGGTGACAAGTCCAAAAACACCCCGGGCGAAATCATTCATATCGAAGGTGATCCGGACAATCCGGTGAACCGTGGCACGCTCTGCCCCAAGGGCGCCGGCCTGCGCGACATGGTGCAAAGCGCCAATCGCCTGAAGTGGCCGGAAGTGCGCGAGCCAGGTAGCAGCGAATGGAAGAAGATTTCCTGGATGGAAGCCTTCGACCGCATCGCCAAGCACATGAAGGCTGACCGCGACGCCAATTTCATGGCCCAGAACAAGGATGGCGTCACCGTCAACCGCTGGACCAGCACCGCTTTCCTCGCATCATCAGCAGCACCGAATGAGGCCGGCTACCTGACCGTGAAGACGATTCGCGCGTTGGGCATGACCTCGATCGATACCCAGGCGCGCATTTGACACGCTCCCACGGTGGCCAGTCTGGCTCCGAGTTTTGGGCGTGGTTCGATGACCAACCACTGGGTGGACATCAAGAACGCTGACTTGATTTTTGTGATGGGCGGCAACCCTGCCGAAGCGCACCCGTGCGGCTTCAAATGGGTGATCGAAGCCAAGAAGAACCGTAAGGCCAAGCTCGTGGTCGTCGACCCGCGCTTCAACCGTACCGCCTCGGTCTCCGATTTCTATGCGCCGATCCGTCCGGGCTCCGACATCGCCTTCCTGGGCGGCGTCATCAATTACCTGTTGTCCAACGACAAGATTCATCACGACTATGTGAAGGCGTATACCAACGCGTCCTTCCTCGTGAATGACGGCTTCACGTTCGAAGACGGCATCTTCTCGGGTTACAACGACGAAAAACGCAGCTACGACAAATCCACCTGGAGCTACCAGATGGGCGCCGACGGCTTCGTCAAGGTCGATGACACCCTGCAAGACCCGCGCTGCGCCTTCCAGTTGCTGAAGAAACACTACAGCCGGTATACGCCGGATGTGGTCGAGCAGGTGTGTGGCACCAAGAAGGAAGCCTTCCTGAAGGTCTGCGAATACATCGCCGAGACCGCCGCGCCGAACAAGACGATGACCAACCTGTATGCGCTGGGCTGGACCGAGCACTCGGTCGGCTCCCAGAACATCCGCTGCATGGCGATCATCCAGCTGCTGCTCGGCAACATGGGCATGGCCGGGGGCGGCATCAACGCGCTGCGCGGTCACGCCAACGTTCAGGGGATCACCGATTTCGCGCTCTACGCCCAGAACCTGCCGGGTTATCTGGCCGCGCCGTCGGATGCTGAGCCGGATCTGAAAACCTTCCTCGAGAAAAAGACGCCGAAGCTCCTGCGTCCGGGCCAGATGAACTTCGGCCAGAATCTCTCGAAGTGGTATGTCAGCCTGCACAAGGCCTGGTGGGGCGATGCCGCGAACAAGGACAACGGCTTTGCCTACGACTTCATGCCGAAGCTGGCTGGGGCATCCGATGTGCTGCAAATCTTCGACCAGATGTATCAGGGCAAGATCAACGGTTTCCTCTGCCAGGGTTTCAACCCGCTGGCTTCCGTCGCCAACAAGAAAAAAGTGGGCGATGCGCTGGCCAAGCTGAAGTGGATGGTGGTGATGGACCCGCTGGCCACCGACACCTCGGAATTCTGGAAACCGCACGGCGAGTTCAACGACGTCAAGCCGGCCGAGATCCAGACCGAAGTCTTCCGCTTGCCGACCACGCTGTTTGCCGAAACCTCCGGCAGCTTCACCAACTCCGGCCGCGTCATCCAGTGGCGCTGGAAATCGGCGGAAGGTCCGGGCGATGCCAAGGACGACACCGAGATCATGGCCTCGCTGTTCCTGAAGCTGAAGGAGATGTACGCCAAGGACGGCGGCGCCTACGCGGAGCCGATCCAGAAGCTGACCTGGTCCTATCGCATCCCGAACAAGCCGTCGCCGGAAGAACTGATGATGGAGTTCAACGGCAAGGCGCTGGCCGACGTGCTCGACCCGAAGGATCCGACCAAGGTCCTGGTCAAGGCCGGCGATCAGCTGCCGAGCTTTGCTATGCTGCGCGATGACGGTTCGACCACCTGCGGCAACTGGATCTACTGCGGGGTCTGGTCGCAGGCCGGCAACAACTCGGCGCGCCGCGACAACAGCGATCCGTCCGGCCTCGGCCAGACGCTGAACTGGGGCTTCGCCTGGCCGGTCAACCGCCGCATCCTGTACAACCGCGCTTCCTGCGATCTCTCCGGCAAGCCGTGGGATCCGAAGCGGGCTGTCATCAAGTGGCTGGGCGACAAGTGGGGCGGCAACGACGTGCCCGACATGCGTCCGGACGCCGCGCCTGACCAGAACGTCATGCCCTTCATCATGACCGGCGAAGGCGTCGGACGTCTGTTCAGCCTCGGCCTGATGAACGAAGGTCCGTTCCCCGAGCACTACGAGCCGTTCGAAAGCCCGCTCGATACCAATCCGATGCACCCGAAGAACCCGAAGGCCAAGTCCAATCCGGCCGCTCGCGTGTACAAGGGCGACATGGAGGCGTTCGGCACGGCCAAGGACTTCCCGTACGTAGCGACGACCTACCGTCTGACCGAGCATTTCCACTACTGGACCAAGCAGAGCAAGATCAACGCGATCATGCAGCCGGAACAGTTTGTTGAAATCGGCGAGGAGCTGGCCAAGGAGAAAGGCATTGCCGTGGGCGACCGCGTCAAGATCCGCTCCAACCGTGGCTTCATCAAGGCGGTGGCGGTGGTGACCAAGCGCATCAAGGCGCTGGATGTCGATGGCAAGAAGGTGCACACCATCGGCATCCCGATCCACTACGGTTTCAAGGGGGCGACGAAGCCTGGCTTCATCACCAATACCCTGACCCCGTTCGTGGGTGACGCCAATACGCAGACGCCGGAATACAAGGCGTTCCTGGTTAACATCGAGAAGGCATAA
- a CDS encoding exo-alpha-sialidase, translating to MNQRIVFSMFAAALVWAGAAVAHDGASHPPAANSMAKMWQERQEQAPRLAVAAAFDEQGRLWLARVVGRHLQVSHSDDAGTSFSAPRTVNPVAELISADGEARPRIAVAGGRVHVSWTQALPQPFAGHVRYARSDDDGQSFTTPETVNDDRQPITHRFNAMLADAKGVTLAWIDKRDGQGRKDYRGAAIYTARRDNGEAAFSNRKLADHSCECCRLAMAVDEQGQPLVFWRHIFGKNTRDFALAGVHAPVAGEPLRASEDGWQIDACPHHGGDLAVDGRGGRHLAWFTGAAASPGLHYRRIDGERMTPPRAFGDLDRQPGHPALVAAGEQIWLVWREFDGERNRIVGQYSADRGEHWSPAAEIASDPGAVDDPVLLRGRGATWLLWNTAGRGLQIRKLAP from the coding sequence ATGAACCAGCGTATTGTTTTTTCAATGTTTGCTGCCGCTTTGGTCTGGGCCGGGGCGGCAGTCGCGCACGATGGCGCCAGCCATCCTCCGGCGGCCAACAGCATGGCCAAAATGTGGCAGGAGCGGCAGGAGCAGGCACCGCGCCTGGCGGTTGCCGCTGCCTTCGACGAGCAGGGCCGGCTGTGGCTGGCACGGGTGGTCGGACGGCACCTGCAGGTCAGCCATTCGGATGACGCCGGCACCAGCTTCAGTGCGCCGCGCACGGTCAACCCGGTGGCGGAGCTGATTTCCGCCGATGGCGAAGCTCGGCCGCGGATTGCGGTGGCCGGCGGTCGCGTGCACGTCAGCTGGACGCAGGCCTTGCCGCAGCCCTTTGCCGGGCATGTCCGCTACGCCCGTTCGGACGATGATGGCCAAAGCTTTACCACCCCGGAAACGGTCAACGACGACCGGCAGCCGATCACTCACCGCTTCAATGCGATGCTCGCCGATGCCAAGGGCGTCACTCTGGCCTGGATCGACAAGCGTGACGGTCAGGGGCGCAAAGACTATCGCGGGGCGGCGATCTATACCGCACGGCGGGATAACGGCGAGGCCGCTTTCAGCAATCGCAAGCTGGCCGATCATTCCTGCGAATGCTGCCGGCTGGCCATGGCTGTCGACGAGCAGGGGCAGCCACTGGTTTTCTGGCGCCATATTTTCGGCAAGAACACCCGCGACTTCGCGTTGGCCGGGGTCCATGCCCCGGTCGCCGGCGAGCCTTTGCGCGCCAGCGAGGATGGCTGGCAGATCGATGCCTGTCCGCATCATGGCGGCGACCTCGCAGTCGATGGCCGGGGAGGACGCCACCTGGCCTGGTTCACCGGCGCTGCGGCCAGCCCCGGCCTGCATTACCGGCGGATCGACGGCGAGCGGATGACGCCGCCGCGCGCTTTCGGAGACCTCGACCGGCAACCCGGCCACCCGGCGCTGGTAGCGGCCGGCGAGCAGATCTGGCTGGTCTGGCGCGAGTTCGACGGCGAGCGCAACCGCATCGTCGGGCAATATTCGGCGGATCGTGGCGAGCATTGGTCGCCGGCGGCCGAAATCGCCAGCGATCCGGGGGCAGTCGACGATCCCGTGTTGCTGCGCGGACGAGGTGCAACCTGGCTGCTCTGGAATACTGCCGGGCGTGGCCTGCAGATCCGGAAGCTGGCGCCATGA
- a CDS encoding energy transducer TonB yields MNAAVLASPVELPEWRRSGHFFALAVALHAAVLFYPLRQAIEKLDPPPLRVQLVEPPKPLTPLAPPPPQPVAKEVKRDKTPPRPQRQVLAVASETAVPSSFSVPVVSQPAPPAPAAVAAAPSPAAAVVATPARFDAAYLNNPRPAYPPLSRRLGEEGKVLLRVRVAADGHALTVDVDKSSNFPRLDEAARQAVSRWRFVPARRGDEAVEATVIVPMVFRLDE; encoded by the coding sequence ATGAACGCTGCGGTCCTTGCCTCTCCCGTTGAACTGCCCGAATGGCGGCGTAGCGGGCATTTTTTTGCCCTGGCCGTGGCTTTGCATGCGGCGGTGCTGTTTTATCCGCTGCGGCAGGCGATCGAAAAACTTGATCCGCCACCTTTGCGCGTGCAGCTGGTCGAGCCGCCCAAGCCGCTGACGCCCCTTGCGCCGCCGCCGCCCCAGCCGGTCGCCAAGGAAGTGAAGCGCGACAAAACGCCGCCCCGGCCGCAGCGGCAAGTGCTGGCCGTCGCTAGCGAAACGGCTGTGCCCAGCAGTTTCAGCGTGCCCGTAGTCAGTCAGCCGGCGCCGCCAGCACCTGCGGCCGTGGCGGCGGCTCCCAGTCCGGCTGCTGCCGTGGTTGCGACACCGGCCCGTTTCGATGCGGCTTATCTGAACAACCCGCGCCCGGCTTATCCACCCCTGTCGCGGCGTCTGGGCGAGGAGGGCAAGGTACTGTTGCGCGTGCGGGTTGCTGCCGACGGCCATGCGCTCACGGTCGACGTCGATAAAAGCAGCAATTTCCCGCGTCTTGACGAAGCTGCCCGGCAGGCGGTCAGCCGCTGGCGTTTCGTGCCGGCGCGACGCGGCGACGAAGCGGTCGAAGCCACGGTGATCGTACCCATGGTCTTCCGTCTCGACGAATGA
- a CDS encoding TonB-dependent receptor, with amino-acid sequence MHMPTRTPIFLALLAAFSPLTVLAADQALGEVTVTATREGQLVSETPASVGVIKEKALREVKPSHPSEIMGQVPGVWVNVTGGEGHQTAIRQPLNTSPVYLYLEDGIPTRSTGFFNHNALYEVNLPMAGGIEVSKGPGSALYGSDAIGGVVNVLTRRPPTQAEAEGSFEAGSYGWRRALVSGGNSFGDHAVRADLNLSHTDGWRDKTAYDRQSGTVRVDSAIGDDAVLKTVATFSNIDQETAGSSAISRNDYLNNPKANYTPISLRRVQAFRLSTAYEKEGNGSLLSITPYYRYNSMDLLANWSLGYDPTRYTTENQSFGALVKYRQDFLPLRARLIVGVDLDHSPGSRKEDSITTTRRGDYYTAYTRGARVYDYDVTYNGISPYIHGEISPLERLRLTAGLRYDMVNYSYSNRLGGNPVNGGGRFYGQVGDTDIDYRHLSPKLGATWAFSDSLNAFAAYNHAFRTPSEGQLFRPAASASANAARAAAEAARNLKPIKVDSYETGLRGRVGSAVNYEVSLYYMTKTDDILSSKDPVTQATTVTNAGKTIHRGIEIGLGAQLAANWRIDSAFSYAKHTYGEWKTKDGDFSGKEMALAPRVLANTRLTWGKAESGMAQLEWLHFGSWWSNDANNVKYPGHDIVNLRGSYPLGRDLSLFGNVHNLGDKRYAESTGVAAGAETYAPGLPRTFTLGIQAKW; translated from the coding sequence ATGCACATGCCCACCCGTACACCGATTTTTCTTGCCTTGCTCGCGGCTTTCTCGCCGCTGACCGTTCTTGCCGCCGACCAGGCACTGGGCGAGGTGACTGTCACCGCCACTCGCGAGGGGCAACTGGTTTCCGAAACGCCGGCCTCGGTCGGGGTGATCAAGGAAAAGGCGCTGCGCGAGGTCAAGCCCTCGCATCCTTCCGAGATCATGGGCCAGGTGCCCGGCGTCTGGGTTAACGTGACCGGCGGCGAGGGCCATCAGACGGCAATCCGCCAGCCCTTGAACACCAGTCCGGTTTACCTTTATCTCGAAGACGGCATTCCGACACGGTCGACCGGCTTTTTCAACCATAACGCACTCTACGAGGTGAACCTGCCGATGGCTGGCGGGATCGAGGTCAGCAAAGGCCCGGGCAGCGCGCTCTACGGCTCGGACGCGATCGGTGGGGTGGTCAACGTGCTGACCCGCAGGCCGCCGACCCAGGCCGAGGCCGAGGGTTCGTTCGAGGCCGGTTCCTACGGCTGGCGGCGGGCCTTGGTCAGCGGCGGCAACAGCTTCGGCGATCACGCCGTGCGCGCCGATCTTAATCTCAGCCATACCGATGGCTGGCGCGACAAGACCGCCTACGACCGCCAGAGCGGCACGGTTCGGGTCGATAGCGCGATTGGCGACGACGCGGTGCTGAAAACGGTCGCCACCTTTTCCAATATCGATCAGGAAACTGCCGGTAGCTCGGCGATTTCGCGCAACGATTACCTGAACAATCCCAAGGCCAACTACACGCCGATCTCCTTGCGCCGGGTTCAGGCTTTCCGCCTGTCGACCGCTTACGAGAAGGAAGGCAACGGTTCGTTGCTGAGCATCACCCCCTACTACCGCTACAACTCGATGGATTTGCTGGCCAACTGGTCGCTCGGCTACGATCCGACCCGCTATACCACCGAGAACCAGTCGTTTGGTGCGCTGGTTAAGTATCGCCAGGATTTCCTGCCCTTGCGCGCGCGTCTGATCGTCGGCGTTGACCTCGACCACAGTCCGGGCAGCCGCAAGGAGGACAGCATTACCACCACGCGGCGCGGCGACTACTACACCGCCTATACCCGGGGTGCCCGGGTGTATGACTACGACGTGACCTACAACGGGATTTCGCCCTACATCCACGGCGAGATTTCGCCGCTCGAACGCCTGCGCCTGACTGCCGGTCTGCGCTACGACATGGTCAATTACAGCTACAGCAACCGGTTGGGCGGCAATCCGGTGAATGGTGGCGGTCGCTTCTACGGTCAGGTTGGCGATACCGATATTGACTACCGCCACCTCAGCCCCAAGCTGGGTGCGACCTGGGCCTTCTCGGATAGCCTGAATGCCTTCGCTGCCTACAACCACGCTTTCCGCACCCCGTCCGAAGGGCAGTTGTTCCGGCCGGCAGCCTCGGCCAGCGCCAATGCTGCGCGGGCGGCGGCGGAAGCGGCACGCAACCTCAAGCCGATCAAGGTCGACAGCTACGAAACCGGCCTGCGCGGCCGGGTCGGCAGCGCGGTCAATTACGAGGTCTCGCTCTATTACATGACCAAGACCGACGACATCCTCAGTTCCAAGGATCCGGTCACCCAGGCGACGACGGTGACCAACGCCGGCAAGACCATCCACCGCGGCATTGAAATCGGCCTAGGTGCACAACTGGCGGCCAACTGGCGTATCGACAGCGCCTTCTCCTACGCCAAGCACACTTACGGCGAGTGGAAGACCAAGGACGGCGATTTCAGTGGCAAGGAAATGGCCCTGGCGCCGCGCGTGCTGGCCAATACCCGCCTGACCTGGGGCAAGGCCGAGAGCGGCATGGCCCAGCTGGAATGGCTGCACTTCGGCAGCTGGTGGTCCAATGATGCGAACAACGTCAAGTATCCGGGGCACGACATCGTCAATCTGCGCGGCAGCTATCCGCTTGGCCGTGACCTGAGCCTGTTCGGCAACGTCCATAACCTGGGTGACAAGCGTTATGCCGAGAGCACCGGGGTTGCCGCTGGTGCCGAAACCTATGCGCCGGGCCTGCCACGTACCTTCACCCTGGGCATTCAGGCAAAATGGTGA
- a CDS encoding YggL family protein, with translation MGKRHNLRQQKKLHLGPFRELGCYLEIALHEGIDDQAANRLVMAFIEEVVEPRGLIYGGTLGFGYLCTAAPGNVSEDDRAAIAAWLVARSEVATHTVGELVDAWR, from the coding sequence ATGGGCAAACGCCATAACCTGCGCCAGCAGAAAAAACTGCACCTCGGTCCTTTTCGCGAACTGGGTTGCTATCTTGAAATCGCATTGCACGAAGGTATCGACGACCAGGCCGCTAACCGTCTGGTGATGGCTTTCATCGAAGAAGTGGTCGAGCCGCGTGGCCTGATTTACGGCGGCACGCTCGGTTTTGGCTACCTGTGCACGGCGGCACCCGGCAACGTCAGCGAGGACGATCGGGCAGCGATTGCGGCCTGGCTGGTGGCGCGCAGCGAAGTCGCGACGCACACCGTCGGCGAACTGGTCGACGCCTGGCGCTGA